In Pleuronectes platessa chromosome 4, fPlePla1.1, whole genome shotgun sequence, the following proteins share a genomic window:
- the foxb2 gene encoding forkhead box protein B2, with product MPRPGKNSYSDQKPPYSYISLTAMAIQNSTEKMLPLSDIYKFIMDRFPYYRENTQRWQNSLRHNLSFNDCFIKIPRRPDQPGKGSFWALHPDCGDMFENGSFLRRRKRFKVLRAEHMACKSSPMMHYFHHHHHHHPGGKLGSASGHHEHSAGPASTVGRLPHFQGYGGIACAQPGGFKHPFAIENIIGRDYKGVMASGLPLTSVMHHLGYPVPPQLSSVVNSMWPHVGMLSESMGGVSMPASSEYAPFSVSAKGLYHNANGQTMPAVPVPIKPTPSLGPVPGLTGLQSGPAQLCSPTSAMEKSDLLEGKGSHLHPALLLS from the coding sequence ATGCCCCGTCCTGGGAAGAACTCATACAGTGACCAGAAGCCCCCTTACTCCTACATATCACTGACAGCGATGGCTATCCAGAACTCAACCGAAAAGATGCTGCCCCTGAGTGACATTTATAAGTTCATCATGGACCGGTTTCCTTATTATCGAGAGAACACCCAGAGGTGGCAGAATTCCCTGCGACACAACCTCTCGTTCAACGACTGCTTCATCAAGATCCCTCGGCGGCCTGATCAACCCGGGAAAGGCAGTTTCTGGGCTCTGCACCCGGACTGCGGTGACATGTTCGAGAATGGCAGCTTTCTGCGGAGACGGAAGCGCTTCAAGGTTCTGCGCGCCGAGCACATGGCCTGCAAGAGCTCCCCGATGATGCATTActttcaccaccaccaccaccaccacccgggCGGCAAGCTGGGCTCAGCGTCCGGCCACCACGAGCACTCAGCCGGGCCAGCGAGCACCGTGGGTCGGCTGCCTCACTTTCAGGGTTACGGGGGCATTGCCTGCGCGCAGCCCGGCGGGTTTAAACACCCGTTCGCCATCGAGAACATAATCGGACGGGACTACAAAGGTGTGATGGCCAGCGGGCTCCCCCTCACCTCTGTCATGCACCACCTGGGTTACCCGGTGCCTCCACAGCTCAGCAGCGTGGTCAACTCCATGTGGCCGCACGTCGGGATGCTGTCAGAGTCCATGGGTGGCGTGTCCATGCCCGCTTCATCCGAGTACGCGCCCTTCAGCGTGTCAGCAAAGGGCCTGTACCACAACGCCAACGGGCAAACCATGCCCGCCGTTCCCGTGCCAATAAAACCCACCCCGTCCCTGGGTCCCGTGCCAGGCTTGACCGGGCTGCAGTCCGGCCCGGCACAGCTCTGCTCACCGACCTCAGCAATGGAGAAGAGCGATCTGCTGGAGGGGAAAGGCAGCCACTTACACCCGGCTCTCCTGCTGTCCTAA